GGCTATTATTGATGATAAAGATCCATTAACAAGTGGCTACGCTATGAATGGACTTTTCTATTCCAACTCCGGTAATTGGATTGAAGGCATTCCTGAAGGATTTAAAACACTTGTTAAAATTGCTGACAAAGATTATTATATCGCAGGGTGGTGGCCTGGTCATGACAAATTAGCCAATAAAATTGTCGCCATCGCTGGAAATTATCAAGACCAACCTGTCTTTATTTATGCAGGTAATCCAACAAACAAGGTCCACCCTGTTCACTTCTTCCGTTGGGTGTCCAACGCCCTATTTGGTAGCCAATTAGCAACCTTAGAAGACTTACCAGCTGTAGAAATTCTTGTACCACAACCTGAAATGCCAAAAAATATTCTGGATGAGGCGCCAAAAACTACTACAGTAGTACATACCACCAAGTCTACCGATGCAAAACAACTACCTCAAACAGGTGAAAAAACAAACTATATCGCTATCGCATTAGGTAGCCTACTTCTAGGCAGTATCTCCTTACGTAGAAAAAAGCGTAGCTAGTATACACGAAAATGCCGAGTTTTATTTCGGCGTTTTTCTATTTCAAATTAAATACTGTACTGGCCAAGTAGTCTGCTATTCTTGGAAAGAGAGTATAGAGTTTATGAGCAGCTGCTAGTGACCGAGGCAGATTGATGTCCCGTTTCTTCGTTCCCATAGCTGAAACAATCTTCTTGGCAACATAGTCTGGCTGGAGTAAGAAAGCCTTGACGCTCTCTTGATAGCTTCCGTCTGGATCTGCTTGGTCGAAAAAGCTGGTTGCAATAGGTCCTGGGTTAACAGTTGTAACCGTCACACCATACTGGGCTAATTCCAAGCGAATGGTATTGGAAAAACCCATAGCTGCAAACTTGGTCGCCGAATAAACGGATGACTTGCTTGAAGCGATCAAGCCTGACATGGAAATGATATTGATCATCTGCCCGCTCCGTCTTGCCTTCATTCGTTTACCTACTAAACGGCACATGGTCATCAGAGCAAAAGTATTGATGTCAAACATAGCTTGCACCTGCTGGCTGGAAAAATTCTCAAAATCATCGTAAATGGCATAGCCAGCGTTATTGACCAAAATATCAATCTGACCAAACTGACTATCCAGTTCATCGAAAAATGCCGTCAGAGCTATTTCATCTCGGATGTCTACATCAAAGACAGCCTTTTTTTCATGGTAAGCATAGAGCTGCTCAATTTTTTCGACATCACGACCTAGTAAAATCAAAAAATCATCCTTCAGCAAGGGCACCATTTCCTGTACCAAGCCACCAGAAGCACCTGTGATTAGAATGGTTCTCATAGCTCAATTTCCTCTAAATCCTTGACAATATGAACCTGCTCGAAAATAGTACTTGCATCTTTCCGTAATTGACTAATATCCTTGGATAAAAATCGTGGACTGATATGATTCAGCAAGAGCTGCTTGACACCAGCATCCTTGGCAACCTGAGCGGCTTCCATATTGGTCGAATGCCCATGCTTGCGAGCAATCTTCTCATCACCTTTTCCGTAAGTCGCCTCATGCACCAGCACATCAGCATTGACAGCCAGACGGACACTAGCATGACACTTACGCGTATCACCAAGAATGGTCACCACTTTACCAGGCCGAGGAGGAGAAATATAGTCGCTGGCAATGATTTCCCTGCCGTCCTCCAAGGTCACGTTTTGACCGTTTTTGATTTTTCCAAAAAGGGGGCCAAATGGTACACCTGCCGCGCGCAGAGCCTCTGCATCCAATGTCCCTTCCAAATCTTTCTGGATGACACGATAGCCGACACAAGGAATGGTATGGTCCAGCTTTTCAGCGAATACCGTGAATTTGTCGGTTTCTAGGACCTGACCTACCGTATCAACATCAAATTCATGAAAATGAATACGATAAGGTAGGCGTGTCCCTGATACTTTCAAACTTGCCAAGACAAAGGAACGGATGCCAACAGGACCGTAAATATCAATATCAGTCTGCTCCTCACTTGACTGGAAAGAACGACTGGATAAAAAACCTGGCAGTCCAAAAATATGGTCTCCGTGCAGGTGAGTGATAAAGATTTTTGCGACCTTACGTGGACGAATAGTCGTTTCCAAAATTTGATTTTGAGTTCCTTCGCCACAGTCAAATAACCAAACCTGATTGACTTCATCCAAGAGTTTCAAGGCCAAACTGGATACATTTCGAGCCTTGGAGGGCTGACCAGCCCCCGTACCTAAAAATTGAATTTGCATTGTTTACTTTCTAATGTTTTATATATAAAATTGCAGAGCGACCCGACCAGGCATAATAGCTCTGACCAGCATATCCGTCCGCCACTTCCAGCACTTCTTCCTGATTAAAGCCTGAAATCTTGACCAAACCTTCTGTCGTCTCTACTTGAGTCAAGAGGTAGTCTGTTTCAACTTCCTCTAACTCGACGTTCACAAAGGGATTGACTTTCATAAAAATCTTGCCCTCCTCCACAAAGACGACATAGTGGGGAAAGACTTGGGCAATTTCAAAGAGCAAGCTATCCGTCACTTCCTCTACTCCTTCCGAAAAAACCTGAGCCAGACCGTCCGCCGATACATAGGCAAATCCGAAAGACTTGCCTGACAAATTCAGGCGGACAAAGGGCTTGTCTTCTTCAAAGCTGGGCTCTTTTGGAAAAAGGCAGAGCTGCTGAGATAGAGTGAGATAGTAGTTCGTCGCCTCTTCTGCTCCTTGTTTCTGGTAGATTTCCGCAAAATAGGCATTGATAACCGAAGGCGGTGGCGTGATAAAATCTAGTTTTTGTTGGTCAGTCAAATCAGCTAATTTCTTCGCCAGATAGACCTTGTCCAGACTGGTAAAGCCACCGTATTTGATGGCCAAATCAAGATAATCCGTCATAAAATTCTTCCAACTTCCATTTATTGCTGGAAGCGATATAGCCTGATACCACTTCCACATCCTCTTCGTAGGTCCGATTTTCTATCAGAGCTAGAGTAGCTAAATCGTGCAACTTGTAAGCTTCAGCTAGTGGGACCCTGACCTCAAACCGTTCAAACATGGTCTTAATCTTGGCCAAGACCATCATCTGTATATGGCCTTTGGCATTTTCATCCTTAGCGGACAGCATGACATGAGGAAACTGACTGGGGGTAAAGCTGTCGTCCGTCTTGTCCAACTTGTTGTAGAGAGCTAGACGTGGAATGTCCAGCATATCCAGGTCTTTGAGAATATCCAAGACCACCTGCTCCTGCTCGCTATGATTGGGGTCAGAAGCGTCTATGACATGGAGCAAGAGGTCCACGTTCATGGACTCCTCCAAGGTGGATTTGAAGGCAGAAATCAACTCAGTCGGCAGGTCCTGAATGAAACCAACCGTGTCAGTCAGGGTCACATTGAACTTGTCAGCCAAGTTAACCTGCTTGGTCGTGGCATCAAGTGTCGCAAAGAGTTCGTCCGCCTCATACTGTCGCTTATCCGTCATGGCATTCATAATAGTGGACTTACCAGCATTGGTATAGCCAATCAAGCCGATTTTGAACACGCCTGATTGCAGACGGCGTTCACGGACAGTCGCTCGATTTTTCTCAACTGTTTTGAGTTGGCGTTCGATGTCGTGAATCTGGTTGCGAATGCTCCGACGGTTGAGCTCCAACTGGCTTTCACCTGGTCCACGAGAGCCAATACCACCCGCCTGACGGCTGAGCATGATACCTTGTCCAACCAAGCGTGGCAACATGTACTTGAGCTGGGCCAAGTGGACCTGCAGTTTACCCTCGTGACTCCGTGCTCGCATGGCAAAAATATCCAAAATCAACTGCATACGGTCGATGACCTTGACACCTAAAATCTCCTCCAAATTGACATTCTGACGGGGTGTCAGTCGGTTATTGACAATGACGGTATCAATCTCGTCAGCTTCGACCATCTGGGCAATTTCTTCTAGTTTCCCTGAGCCGACAAAGGTCTTGCTGTCGTATTTTTCACGTTTTTGAGTGTAGACTCCCTTGACCAGAGCGCCAGCTGTCTTAGCAAGGCTTGCCAACTCTTCCATGGACATGTCAAAATTATCTGTTTGCTGTAATTCCACTCCAATCAGGAGGGCGCGTTCTTGTTCTTTCTGCGTTTCAATCATTTAAAAATTCCTCCACGGCGGTGAAAATCTGCGACTTGTAATCTGGCTCGCCTACTGAATAAAAGGGAACCTGCATCCGATTTCTAAACCAGGTCAATTGGCGTTTGGCAAAGCGGCGGCTATTTTGCTTGACCTTATCAACTGCTTCTTCTAGGCTGATTTGATCTGCTAAGTATGGGAAAAACTCCTTGTAGCCAATTCCCATAGCAGCTTGGGCTTCTGGGTATTCTTGGTAGAGCCAGCTAACTTCATCTAGTAAGCCCGCCGCCACCATCTTATCCACTCGCTGATTGATGCGGTCGTAAAGAACCTGTCTATCATCCGTCAGGCAGATGTAAAGAGGCTCAAATTCTGACTCTGTATTTTCTAAATTCTTGCCAAATTTTTTCAACTCTAACCCACGAATAATTCTCCGTCGGCTGTTTCCTTCGACCGTCAAACCTGCCTGCTCTGCCATTGATTCCAAATCCTCATCAGACAAGCAGTCGAGTTCCGCCCGATAAGCAAGAACTTGCTCTTGGTCAACCTGCCCGCCCAGATGGTAGCCTTCAAGCAGACTTTGAATGTAAAGCCCTGTCCCACCCACGATAATAGGCAACTTGCCACGACTAGTAATGTCTGCAATTAAAGCCTTGGCTTCTGCTACAAATTCATAAGCCGAATAGCCCTCGGTCACATCTCGGACATCAATCAAGTGATGCACCGCAGCAGCCTGCTCTTCAGGACTAGCTTTTGCCGTACCAATATCTAGTTTGCAATAGACTTGCTGGCTATCACCGCTGATAATTTCTCCATTGTAGCGCTGGGCCAATTCAATGCCTAAAGCAGTTTTTCCTACCGCAGTTGGTCCAATGACCACAATAACTTTAGTTTTCATCTTTTTCCTTGAAAATATTTTGTTTTTTCGCTAAAATCTATTATAACACAAGTAAAGGAGAAATAACTATGGCTAAAGGTTTTGGTAAAGGTTTCTTGACAGGTGTTCTTTCTACAGTTGCTCTTGCAGCAGGTGCAGTCTTCACTGTTCACAAAACAATCATTGAACCAGAAGAAAAGAAAGAAGCCTTCATTGAGGAAAATCGTAAAAAAGCTGCTCGTAAACGTGTAGCACATTAAAAAGCTGGCAAAGGTCCCAGCTTTTTTTGTTTGACAAAAAAGCCCTTAGAAGCTCTGCCATTTTCACAGAAAAATGCCAGCCTTCTTAAGGGATTATACTTTATAAAATAATATCTTCTCTTTCAATGAGAACAATAGTCCACATCATGGCAAGTGTGACGATAGCCAGAGAAAGAATCAATGGCATCCAGTTTCCGAAGATTGGATAGCTATAACCGAGAAGGCCTGGTCCAAACGCTGCAATGAGATAGCCACCTGTCTGCACCATCCCTGATAGCTGGGCAGTAGCCTGGCTATTGCTTGTTTTCAAAGTAAAGCTCAACATCATATAAGGGAAGAGGGCTGCATTTGAAAAACTTAAAATAATGTGAAGTGCTGACCAAAGAATGAGATTGGTCGGAATCAATGCCATCATAGCCAAGCCAAGCAAGGTAACAGAGGAAATAGCCAGCATGATATTTCGACGCATTTCTTTTGTCTGACGGGAAAGAACAGCTGGGATAATCATTGACATGGGAATAGCTGTCATATTAAAGAAACCAGCCATTAGACCTGCTTCTGCCTTACTAAAGCCAACTGATTGAGAAATGGTTGGCAACCAGGTAATCTCTGTATAGTAGAGGACTGATTGTAGCCCACCAAATATCAAAAAGGCAATCGCTGCTTTATTTTTCCAGATAGATGATTTCTGTTTTCCTTGGTTCTCACTTGAAAATCGATGGTTATTTTTTACATTAGGCAACCAGATTAGGAAAGCCAGAAGCACCAATCCTGTAATTAACAGAATAAAAAATTCCCAAGAACTAGAGGATACAATTGGAACAGCAATCATGGATGCAACTGTTGCCGCCACCCCCATGAGAGTGATATAAATCGTCGTATATAGACCAATTTTCTTTGGAAAATTAGCCGCAACCAAACTTGGTAGCAAAACATTAATAAACGCTATTGTAGCACCAACAAGCATAGTACCAATGTAAAGGGCTGGTAAGTTGAGAACTCGCATCCCTGAACCAAGCACCATAACCAGTAAGACTAGGGCCATTAGTTTTTCCATGCCAAACTTAGCCGCAAGACGCGGTGCTAAGGATGAACAGAGAGCAAACATGATGAGCGGAATAGAGGTTAAAATTCCTAATGAACTCACTTCTACTCCCAGTCCTGCTGCAACATCTGTCAAAATAGCAGGTAAAGCTGTAAAGGGGGCACGCATCACGACCCCTAGCATGACGATTCCTGCAATTATAAAGGGTGATTGTTTTTTCATTTTTCTCCTAAGTCTCCTAATGTTCGGATTTCAGCACTTTCGATTATACCATAGTTGACAAATGATAGAAAGTTATTTCTGTCTTTTTTTCTAGTTATAGTTTTTAACTATGGATTTGCCATGAAAATAACTATTTTTCAAATGATAGCTTCTGAGTTAGAATAGGTTCATCACTAAAACGAAAGAGAGATACATATATGACAACTTCAAGATTCCAATTAGTCGGTTCACTTCTTCGACCAGCAAACTTAGGAGAATTTAAACGTAAAATTGAGCATCGTGACAATATCCAATACCCATTCTACGACGCCTTTGATGGCTATCAAGAAACTGAAGCTGCAACTATCGAGGCGATTGTAGCTGAACAAAAAGCAAATGGTATTGATATTGTAACAGACGGTGAGTTTTCAAAATCAATGTGGCATCTTGACTTTGTCTGGGGCTTCGATGGTATCGAGCGTTACATTGCTGAGCATGGTTATCCTTTTAAAGACCATGATGGACAAATTTTTGAAACACGTAAGGATATTGGATTGCGTATCACAGGTCCTCTTTCAGCAAAAAATCACCATTTCATTGACATTTATAAAAAAGTTAAAGAACTAGCTGGTGAAACTGATACAAAGTTAACTGTATGGGGACCTGCCCATGCCTTTACCGAGCTTGTTCTCTTCAATGGTCAAGTCGGTCCAGACCAAGTTTATAAAACACGTGAGGATTTGAAAGAAGGTTTATTGGCTGCCTATAGAGAATTTTTAGACCAGTACAAGGAAGCTGGTGGACAAATCGTTCAATTCGATGACTGCCTTTGGGAATTATTCGACCCTGCTAACCCTGTACCTTTCTTGCCACAAGACGATTCTGAAGCATTGGCTGCTTTGGCTGATGAGTTTGTTGCTATCAATAATGCTGTTATTGATTACGGACATGAAATTGGCTTAACCGTCTGGACGCACAACTGCCGTGGTAACTATGAAAGCCGCTCAGCAGCTGGCGGAACTTACGAAGCCATTGCTGAAAAATTCCTGCGTGACCAAAAATACGATCGATTCTTCCTTGAGTGGGATGATGAACGTGCAGGTGATTTAAAAGCTTTGGAAAGCTTGCGTGATAAGAATGTCGAAGTCGTTCTTGGTCTACTTTCAAGTAAAACTTCTGATTTGGATGATGAAGAACGTGTTTATAAATTACTCGAGGAAGCAAGCAAGATTATTCCAAAAGAGCGTCTCTACTTGTCACATCAATGTGGATTCGCTTCATGCGATTCAGGTAATGAATTGGCCATCCCGCAACAGTGGGCAAAAATTAAACAAGGCCAAGAAATTGCAGAGAAGTTTTGGTCTTAAGCCACTTCTTGTTATTCGTGCATAAAAGCCCCGCCATTTGGCAGGGCTTTTATTTGTTTGTTAATCAATCCTAATATAGCAAAGGCGCCAACAGTAAAATCACAAGTAAGGCTAACAAATGCCCAACTGTCACTAGGATAAACGAATACTTGAGTCCTCGTTTCATACTTAATTTCGAAAGATTGTGGAAGGTAATCATCACGCCAGACTGAGGCACAACTGTCAAGATAGCTGATGCAACAACTACTACACGA
This region of Streptococcus suis genomic DNA includes:
- the rnz gene encoding ribonuclease Z: MQIQFLGTGAGQPSKARNVSSLALKLLDEVNQVWLFDCGEGTQNQILETTIRPRKVAKIFITHLHGDHIFGLPGFLSSRSFQSSEEQTDIDIYGPVGIRSFVLASLKVSGTRLPYRIHFHEFDVDTVGQVLETDKFTVFAEKLDHTIPCVGYRVIQKDLEGTLDAEALRAAGVPFGPLFGKIKNGQNVTLEDGREIIASDYISPPRPGKVVTILGDTRKCHASVRLAVNADVLVHEATYGKGDEKIARKHGHSTNMEAAQVAKDAGVKQLLLNHISPRFLSKDISQLRKDASTIFEQVHIVKDLEEIEL
- a CDS encoding DUF3042 family protein; amino-acid sequence: MAKGFGKGFLTGVLSTVALAAGAVFTVHKTIIEPEEKKEAFIEENRKKAARKRVAH
- the miaA gene encoding tRNA (adenosine(37)-N6)-dimethylallyltransferase MiaA produces the protein MKTKVIVVIGPTAVGKTALGIELAQRYNGEIISGDSQQVYCKLDIGTAKASPEEQAAAVHHLIDVRDVTEGYSAYEFVAEAKALIADITSRGKLPIIVGGTGLYIQSLLEGYHLGGQVDQEQVLAYRAELDCLSDEDLESMAEQAGLTVEGNSRRRIIRGLELKKFGKNLENTESEFEPLYICLTDDRQVLYDRINQRVDKMVAAGLLDEVSWLYQEYPEAQAAMGIGYKEFFPYLADQISLEEAVDKVKQNSRRFAKRQLTWFRNRMQVPFYSVGEPDYKSQIFTAVEEFLND
- a CDS encoding SDR family NAD(P)-dependent oxidoreductase codes for the protein MRTILITGASGGLVQEMVPLLKDDFLILLGRDVEKIEQLYAYHEKKAVFDVDIRDEIALTAFFDELDSQFGQIDILVNNAGYAIYDDFENFSSQQVQAMFDINTFALMTMCRLVGKRMKARRSGQMINIISMSGLIASSKSSVYSATKFAAMGFSNTIRLELAQYGVTVTTVNPGPIATSFFDQADPDGSYQESVKAFLLQPDYVAKKIVSAMGTKKRDINLPRSLAAAHKLYTLFPRIADYLASTVFNLK
- a CDS encoding MFS transporter, with the protein product MKKQSPFIIAGIVMLGVVMRAPFTALPAILTDVAAGLGVEVSSLGILTSIPLIMFALCSSLAPRLAAKFGMEKLMALVLLVMVLGSGMRVLNLPALYIGTMLVGATIAFINVLLPSLVAANFPKKIGLYTTIYITLMGVAATVASMIAVPIVSSSSWEFFILLITGLVLLAFLIWLPNVKNNHRFSSENQGKQKSSIWKNKAAIAFLIFGGLQSVLYYTEITWLPTISQSVGFSKAEAGLMAGFFNMTAIPMSMIIPAVLSRQTKEMRRNIMLAISSVTLLGLAMMALIPTNLILWSALHIILSFSNAALFPYMMLSFTLKTSNSQATAQLSGMVQTGGYLIAAFGPGLLGYSYPIFGNWMPLILSLAIVTLAMMWTIVLIEREDIIL
- a CDS encoding cobalamin-independent methionine synthase II family protein; this translates as MTTSRFQLVGSLLRPANLGEFKRKIEHRDNIQYPFYDAFDGYQETEAATIEAIVAEQKANGIDIVTDGEFSKSMWHLDFVWGFDGIERYIAEHGYPFKDHDGQIFETRKDIGLRITGPLSAKNHHFIDIYKKVKELAGETDTKLTVWGPAHAFTELVLFNGQVGPDQVYKTREDLKEGLLAAYREFLDQYKEAGGQIVQFDDCLWELFDPANPVPFLPQDDSEALAALADEFVAINNAVIDYGHEIGLTVWTHNCRGNYESRSAAGGTYEAIAEKFLRDQKYDRFFLEWDDERAGDLKALESLRDKNVEVVLGLLSSKTSDLDDEERVYKLLEEASKIIPKERLYLSHQCGFASCDSGNELAIPQQWAKIKQGQEIAEKFWS
- a CDS encoding cystathionine beta-lyase, whose protein sequence is MTDYLDLAIKYGGFTSLDKVYLAKKLADLTDQQKLDFITPPPSVINAYFAEIYQKQGAEEATNYYLTLSQQLCLFPKEPSFEEDKPFVRLNLSGKSFGFAYVSADGLAQVFSEGVEEVTDSLLFEIAQVFPHYVVFVEEGKIFMKVNPFVNVELEEVETDYLLTQVETTEGLVKISGFNQEEVLEVADGYAGQSYYAWSGRSAILYIKH